A single Triticum dicoccoides isolate Atlit2015 ecotype Zavitan chromosome 2A, WEW_v2.0, whole genome shotgun sequence DNA region contains:
- the LOC119358772 gene encoding cation-chloride cotransporter 2: protein MGGIWQSLVLVALCGACTFLTAISLSAIATNGAMKGGGPYYLIGRALGPEVGVSIGLCFFLGNAVAGAMYVLGAVETFLDAVPSAGFFQEKVTVVNGTANGGGGITISTPSLHDLQIYGVIVTILLCFIVFGGVKIINKVAPAFLMPVLFSILCIYIGVLSAPGPNSPKGITGLSTTTLVDNWSADYQPTNDAGVPDPNGSIYWDFNTLLGLFFPAVTGIMAGSNRSASLKDTQSSIPIGTLYATLLTTMMYLLSVFLFGALATRQELLTDRLLTATVAWPAPAVIHIGIILSTLGAALQSLTGAPRLLVAIANDDILPVLNCFNAYEGSEPHVATLFTSFICISCVVIGNLDLITPTITMFFLLCYAGVNLSCFLLDLLDAPSWRPRWKLHHWSLSLIGALLCIVIMFMISWAFTVVSLALASLIYYYVSLKGKAGDWGDGFKSAYFQLALRSLRSLGANQVHPKNWYPIPLIFCRPWGRLPEDVPCHPKLADFANFMKKKGRGMSIFVSIIDGDYHESAEDAKAVCRQLSAYIDDKRCEGVAEIIVAPSMSDGFRSIVQTMGLGNLKPNIVVMRYPEIWRSENLTQIPSTFVGIINDCITANKAVVTVKGLDEWPNEYQRQYGTIDLYWIVRDGGLMLLLSQLLLTKDSFEDCKIQVFCIAEEDTEAEELKADVKKFLYDLRMRAEVIVVTMKSFEAHADGSSRIDDTQEAYRSAQNRIRVYLSEMKETAEREGRPLMEGGKQVVVNEQKVDKFLNTMLKLNATILRHSRMAVVVLVSLPAPPLNQPAYCYMEYMDLLVENVPRMLMVRGYRRDVVTLFT from the exons ATGGGAGGCATATGGCAGTCCCTTGTTTTAGTTGCATTATGTGGCGCGTGCACATTTTTAACTGCAATATCATTAAGCGCGATTGCAACAAATGGGGCAATGAAG GGTGGTGGACCATACTATCTAATTGGCCGTGCACTAGGTCCAGAAGTTGGAGTTAGTATTGGATTATGTTTCTTCCTTGGAAATGCAGTTGCTGGAGCTAT GTATGTGCTGGGAGCTGTAGAAACCTTTTTGGATGCTGTTCCTTCTGCTGGATTTTTTCAAG AGAAGGTTACAGTGGTCAATGGTACAGCAAATGGAGGCGGTGGAATAACTATATCAACACCCAGCTTGCATGACCTCCAGATCTATGGTGTCATTGTGACCATACTGTTGTGTTTTATTGTGTTTGGTGGTGTCAAAATTATCAACAAGGTTGCCCCTGCTTTCTTAATGCCAGTCCTCTTCTCAATACTCTGCATTTACATTGGTGTCTTGAGTGCTCCAGGGCCCAACTCTCCAA AGGGAATCACTGGATTAAGTACGACTACACTAGTTGACAACTGGAGTGCAGATTACCAACCTACAAACGATGCTGGAGTTCCTGATCCAAATGGGTCTATATATTGGGATTTTAA CACATTGTTAGGTCTCTTTTTCCCAGCTGTTACAGGAATCATGGCTGGTTCGAACCGCTCTGCTTCACTTAAAGACACACAAAGTTCAATACCAATTGGAACATTATATGCTACCCTTTTAACTACTATGATGTATCTACTGTCTGTGTTTCTGTTCGGAGCCTTGGCTACAAGACAAGAGCTTCTAACTGACAG GCTCCTAACAGCTACAGTTGCTTGGCCTGCCCCAGCAGTAATTCACATTGGCATTATCTTGTCTACTTTAGGTGCAGCGCTGCAGAGTCTAACAGGGGCTCCAAGGTTACTTGTGGCAATAGCGAATGATGACATTCTTCCTGTTCTAAACTGTTTTAATGCTTATGAAGGATCTGAGCCACACGTGGCAACTCTGTTTACAAGCTTCATCTGTATTAGTTGTGTTGTGATTGGGAACTTGGATCTAATTACACCCACTATCACTATGTTTTTCCTTCTGTGCTATGCTGGTGTGAACCTTTCCTGCTTTCTGCTTGACCTCCTCGATGCTCCAAGTTGGCGTCCTCGATGGAAGCTTCACCATTGGAGCCTTTCTCTCATCGGTGCATTGCTTTGCATTG TTATCATGTTTATGATCTCTTGGGCTTTTACTGTGGTCTCTCTTGCCCTTGCAAGCCTTATCTACTACTATGTCAGCTTAAAAGGAAAGGCTGGAGACTGGGGAGATGGATTTAAGAGTGCCTACTTTCAACTAGCTCTGCGAAGTCTTCGATCACTGGGAG CAAATCAAGTTCATCCAAAAAATTGGTACCCTATTCCTCTCATATTCTGCCGGCCTTGGGGCAGACTTCCAGAAGATGTCCCATGCCACCCAAAGCTTGCAGATTTTGCTAATTTCATGAAGAAAAAGGGACGTGGCATGTCGATATTCGTCTCTATAATTGATGGTGACTATCATGAATCTGCTGAGGATGCAAAGGCAGTCTGCAGGCAACTAAGCGCTTATATTGATGACAAGCGCTGTGAGGGTGTTGCGGAGATTATCGTGGCACCCTCTATGTCCGATGGTTTTCGCAGCATTGTTCAGACAATGGGCCTGGGAAACTTGAAGCCAAACATCGTCGTGATGCGCTACCCTGAAATCTGGCGCAGCGAGAACCTGACACAAATACCATCGACATTTGTCGGCATTATAAACGATTGCATTACTGCTAACAAGGCCGTTGTCACAGTGAAGGGGCTTGATGAGTGGCCCAACGAGTACCAGAGACAGTACGGGACCATCGACCTATACTGGATCGTGCGAGATGGAGGGCTGATGCTTCTGCTGTCTCAGCTCCTACTAACCAAGGACAGTTTCGAGGACTGTAAGATCCAGGTCTTCTGCATCGCCGAAGAGGACACCGAGGCCGAGGAGCTAAaggctgacgtcaagaagttcctGTATGATCTCAGGATGCGAGCAGAGGTTATTGTCGTCACCATGAAATCCTTTGAAGCGCATGCGGACGGCAGTTCCAGGATTGATGACACTCAAGAAGCTTACAGAAGCGCACAGAACAGAATCAGGGTATATCTTTCAGAGATGAAGGAGACTGCGGAGAGAGAAGGGCGGCCCCTGATGGAGGGCGGCAAGCAGGTCGTGGTTAATGAGCAGAAGGTCGACAAGTTCCTCAACACCATGCTGAAGCTGAACGCTACCATCCTCAGGCACTCCAGGATGGCCGTCGTGGTGCTGGTGAGCCTCCCGGCGCCACCGCTGAACCAGCCCGCCTACTGCTACATGGAATACATGGATCTGCTCGTCGAGAACGTGCCACGGATGTTGATGGTTAGGGGATACAGAAGAGATGTTGTCACACTTTTCACATGA
- the LOC119358773 gene encoding uncharacterized protein LOC119358773 has product MGRGQGHVIIPIFLFFSFAPYYITLAESIDLGGTLQTNEKDGTLSRSNPFQLKGRMKTDGKGNTKSHYAMWHTEPGKFYGLRAEMSIWGSPNQENSQESGSAIQIYCQEGEHYSLIEAGFHVSPSLYHNRDVRFFTYTTRDTKSAGCYNLQCPGFVPARGAALVPGQAISPPSIYGQADHYARLSLNKDPNSGDWVVYRHDLDRPSFLGHFPGQLCPGESRIQALTGFVNYLNNTHGPPMGSGQFLDDEDDKRSAYFKHIKIYDANGHARDPITTHMIKLVDRPDCYKETDFTVKINRGYIFYYGGPNGCIG; this is encoded by the exons ATGGGTCGTGGTCAAGGTCATGTTATCATACCAATATTTCTCTTCTTTTCATTTGCACCTTACTACATCACTTTGGCCGAATCGATAGATCTGGGTGGCACTCTACAAACAAATGAGAAG GATGGTACTCTTTCAAGATCCAATCCTTTTCAGCTCAAAGGGAGAATGAAAACTGATGGAAAAGGCAACACTAAATCTCAT TATGCAATGTGGCACACGGAGCCAGGAAAATTCTATGGTCTTCGAGCTGAAATGAGTATATGGGGTTCACCTAATCAAGAAAACTCTCAAGAATCCGGATCAGCCATACAGATCTACTGTCAAGAAGGGGAACACTACAGCTTAATTGAAGCTGGGTTTCAT GTTTCCCCCTCTTTGTATCATAACCGAGACGTTCGATTCTTTACATACACGACG AGGGACACCAAATCTGCAGGCTGCTATAACTTGCAGTGCCCAGGATTTGTCCCTGCAAGAGGAGCTGCGCTAGTGCCTGGCCAAGCTATTTCTCCCCCGTCAATTTATGGCCAAGCCGATCACTACGCCAGGCTTAGCCTAAACAAG GATCCGAACTCTGGGGATTGGGTGGTGTATCGACACGATTTAGACCGTCCATCATTCTTGGGGCATTTTCCAGGACAACTTTGCCCTGGAGAATCACGAATACAAGCCCTGACAGGATTTGTTAATTACCTAAATAATACACATGGCCCTCCAATGGGAAGTGGTCAATTCCTAGATGATGAAGATGATAAGAGATCTGCATACTTTAAGCATATTAAGATCTACGATGCCAACGGCCATGCTCGGGACCCAATTACAACTCACATGATCAAGTTAGTTGACAGGCCAGATTGCTACAAAGAAACTGACTTCACTGTTAAAATCAATAGGGGCTACATATTTTACTATGGTGGTCCAAATGGTTGTATTGGTTGA